The Candidatus Eisenbacteria bacterium genome includes a window with the following:
- a CDS encoding C25 family cysteine peptidase — FESDSAGGRYVYEIGPFSVAGDSLRIFDVTDPYAPVEILSPEVATVAGGRRLRFNRIESGRHRYRILPDYESGSRIIKPPNTDVFDAAGSSANLRSGPPAGADYLLIYYDRFGTAAQSLAGWRNNHLPLVGIPAPYDTMSVPISALYDQFSGGRMDPAAIRNFLRAVKFNWNKYPTFVTLLGDASSDFKNITGAAPPGEPGALVPSYEGGFDLFVQRQYATDDWLLNVDDPIRVIPDFLGGRIPAPNAAQALSYVRDKLQFYERDAPFDEWRARVMLIADDNEQGSNVDPIGWGHMQQTVRLDVEAVPPSFDRKYVYLHTYPDVGETKPKAKQDIIDFIENGVVLSNYIGHGSPFKLADESVFLDMDADRLRNRERLTIFVAASCDVGKFNSTTGQGLGERLLFNPNGGAVGVVSATELALSNQNAKLNLDLFLKLFARDTTTTDGTPATGQYEATLAEGLLVAKTGYPNNQKYQVMGDAALRPNFPRLWVETSVTDEDGNPVTTVQRGQTMKVNGRLLDRPGGSQVTLDGLAHVLIEDSAPVDTLPECLANCAYPFRASPVFRGDVSLAGGLFSTRFVMPIDARLGPRGRARPVVTVGSGTNVTDGAGVDSMIVAAGTAPSGDVTGPRIQLSFVGGSTRVRPDAVLRVDLFDESGILITGNSPQNGIIVTVDESSTQRYDVTPSFRYAGNSYQSGVALFTLPNLSPGLHRIRVSAADNLAAGITAADHRSSAAIEFEVTDSPALQVTRIILFPNPIRSGGQGGGGQFVIDAPGDSVDVLLKIYTVSGRMIRSLRSERGLAQAQIPWDGLDAEGEPLARGTYLFKAQVFTGLSGNKAQRQSAESVGRFVVVGR; from the coding sequence TTCGAGTCGGATTCGGCGGGCGGACGCTACGTCTACGAGATCGGGCCTTTCTCCGTCGCAGGAGACTCGCTGCGGATCTTCGACGTCACCGATCCCTATGCCCCGGTGGAGATCCTCTCTCCTGAGGTCGCCACCGTCGCGGGCGGGCGGCGGCTGCGCTTCAATCGGATCGAGAGCGGGCGCCATCGTTACCGGATCCTGCCCGACTACGAGTCGGGATCACGGATCATCAAGCCACCGAATACCGACGTGTTCGACGCGGCGGGATCGAGCGCCAACCTTCGCTCGGGACCGCCGGCGGGCGCCGATTATCTGCTCATCTATTACGACCGCTTCGGAACCGCGGCGCAGTCGCTGGCGGGCTGGCGCAACAATCACCTGCCTCTGGTCGGGATCCCGGCGCCCTACGACACGATGAGCGTTCCCATCTCGGCGCTCTACGATCAGTTCTCGGGAGGGCGCATGGATCCCGCGGCCATTCGTAATTTCCTGAGGGCGGTCAAATTCAATTGGAACAAATATCCGACGTTCGTGACGTTGCTCGGAGACGCTTCGTCGGACTTCAAGAACATCACCGGAGCCGCGCCGCCTGGAGAACCTGGCGCGCTGGTTCCGTCCTACGAAGGCGGCTTCGACCTGTTCGTGCAGCGCCAGTACGCGACCGACGACTGGCTGCTCAACGTGGACGACCCCATCCGGGTGATTCCCGACTTCCTGGGAGGCCGCATTCCCGCGCCCAACGCCGCACAGGCGCTGTCCTATGTCCGCGACAAGCTGCAGTTCTACGAGCGCGATGCGCCCTTCGACGAGTGGCGCGCCCGAGTGATGCTGATCGCGGACGACAACGAGCAGGGCAGCAATGTCGACCCCATCGGCTGGGGCCACATGCAGCAGACGGTCCGCCTCGACGTGGAGGCGGTGCCGCCGTCGTTCGACCGCAAGTACGTCTACCTCCACACCTACCCGGACGTCGGTGAGACCAAGCCCAAGGCCAAGCAGGACATCATCGACTTCATCGAGAATGGGGTGGTGCTGAGCAACTACATCGGCCATGGCAGCCCATTCAAGCTGGCCGATGAGAGCGTCTTCCTCGACATGGATGCCGATCGGCTGCGAAATCGCGAACGGCTCACGATCTTCGTGGCCGCGTCGTGCGACGTCGGAAAGTTCAACAGCACGACGGGTCAGGGCCTGGGTGAGCGCCTGCTCTTCAATCCCAATGGGGGAGCGGTCGGCGTGGTGTCGGCCACCGAGCTGGCGCTCAGCAACCAGAACGCCAAGCTCAACCTGGACCTGTTTCTCAAGCTCTTCGCCCGCGACACGACGACCACCGACGGCACCCCTGCGACCGGCCAGTACGAGGCCACGCTCGCCGAAGGATTGCTGGTGGCCAAGACCGGATACCCCAACAACCAGAAGTATCAGGTGATGGGGGACGCGGCGCTGCGACCCAACTTCCCACGTCTCTGGGTGGAGACGTCCGTCACCGATGAAGACGGCAATCCCGTGACCACCGTGCAGCGCGGCCAGACCATGAAGGTCAACGGGCGGCTGCTCGACCGTCCGGGCGGGAGCCAGGTCACGCTCGACGGGCTCGCCCACGTGCTGATCGAGGACTCGGCGCCGGTGGATACCTTGCCCGAGTGCCTCGCGAACTGCGCCTATCCCTTCCGCGCCTCACCGGTCTTCCGCGGCGATGTGTCGCTGGCCGGCGGGCTCTTCTCCACACGGTTCGTGATGCCGATCGATGCTCGCCTCGGCCCGCGCGGGCGCGCGCGCCCGGTCGTCACCGTGGGAAGCGGTACGAACGTCACGGACGGCGCCGGCGTGGACTCGATGATCGTGGCCGCGGGAACGGCTCCATCCGGCGATGTCACCGGTCCGCGCATCCAGCTGTCGTTCGTCGGCGGATCCACGCGGGTGCGTCCCGACGCCGTGCTGCGCGTGGACCTGTTCGACGAGAGCGGCATCCTGATCACCGGCAATTCGCCGCAGAACGGGATCATCGTCACCGTGGACGAAAGCTCGACCCAGCGTTACGACGTGACTCCGAGCTTCCGTTATGCCGGAAATTCGTATCAGTCCGGAGTCGCTCTCTTCACGCTTCCCAACCTCTCGCCGGGTCTCCATCGGATCCGGGTGAGCGCCGCCGACAACCTCGCGGCCGGCATCACCGCCGCCGACCACCGCAGCAGCGCGGCCATCGAGTTCGAGGTCACCGATTCGCCTGCGCTTCAGGTCACGCGGATCATCCTCTTCCCGAACCCGATCCGTTCCGGAGGTCAGGGGGGAGGGGGGCAGTTCGTGATCGACGCGCCGGGCGACTCGGTGGACGTCCTGCTCAAGATCTACACGGTCTCGGGGCGAATGATCCGGAGCCTGCGCTCGGAGCGGGGTCTGGCTCAGGCCCAGATCCCATGGGACGGCCTCGACGCCGAAGGCGAGCCGCTGGCCCGGGGGACCTATCTCTTCAAGGCTCAGGTGTTCACTGGGCTCTCGGGAAACAAGGCTCAGCGCCAGTCGGCCGAGTCCGTGGGGCGGTTCGTGGTCGTCGGAAGGTAG
- a CDS encoding PorV/PorQ family protein, whose product MRFAINALAVLFSFGLAAGAHAQGTGRSLDIQPGGRQNGMGAAGVALADDPTGATWWNPAALGLVGRSGVELTYAQLVPGLADDVNYNYLTFVHPLEGWGAFGVGIVFLSYGESEGSDDAGNPTGTFGSNEFSPAIYYGTQVFEDFSVGASLKWIRIQLAPSDQSGVGSTFGLDLAALYRIQPARINLGLNVQNLGPSVAFLNEDKADPLGRNVKTGISWEAISAKNYALVLASDFNQSLVTDNFRTYHGGLEFRYADQVAGRLGYYSDPLGEIEDMTYGIGVQFKGFTVDWGSIPQAKDSDLGNVQKITIGYRF is encoded by the coding sequence ATGAGATTTGCCATCAATGCTTTGGCCGTTCTCTTCAGCTTCGGCCTGGCGGCCGGCGCTCACGCTCAGGGAACCGGCCGATCCCTCGACATTCAGCCGGGCGGGCGCCAGAACGGGATGGGCGCCGCCGGTGTCGCCCTGGCGGACGATCCGACCGGCGCTACCTGGTGGAACCCCGCGGCTCTCGGGCTCGTGGGCCGTTCCGGGGTCGAGCTGACCTACGCCCAGCTCGTTCCCGGGCTGGCCGATGACGTCAACTACAACTACCTCACCTTCGTCCACCCGCTCGAGGGCTGGGGCGCCTTCGGCGTCGGGATCGTCTTCCTCTCCTACGGAGAGAGCGAGGGATCGGACGACGCGGGCAATCCCACCGGGACCTTCGGATCCAACGAATTCTCGCCGGCGATCTACTACGGGACGCAGGTGTTCGAGGACTTCTCGGTCGGCGCCTCGCTCAAGTGGATCCGCATCCAGCTGGCGCCCAGCGATCAGTCGGGCGTCGGCTCGACCTTCGGTCTCGACCTCGCGGCCCTGTATCGGATCCAGCCGGCGCGGATCAACCTCGGTCTCAACGTGCAGAACCTGGGGCCGAGCGTCGCGTTCCTCAACGAAGACAAGGCCGATCCTCTGGGTCGCAACGTCAAGACCGGAATCTCGTGGGAAGCCATCTCGGCCAAGAACTACGCGCTCGTCCTGGCGTCCGACTTCAACCAGTCTCTCGTCACCGACAACTTTCGCACGTATCACGGCGGACTGGAGTTCCGTTACGCCGACCAGGTTGCCGGGCGTCTCGGTTACTACTCGGATCCTCTCGGTGAGATCGAAGACATGACCTACGGCATCGGCGTCCAGTTCAAGGGCTTCACCGTGGACTGGGGCAGCATCCCGCAGGCCAAGGATTCCGACCTCGGCAACGTTCAAAAGATCACGATCGGCTATCGCTTCTAA